From the Saccharobesus litoralis genome, one window contains:
- a CDS encoding sulfatase: MLNKLFTRSLALSVTALSLVGCQLIAKDETVTANNTKPDKPLNVLMIAIDDLNNWGGAWGGPAITPNLDQLAAQSSFFRNAYSAVPACNPSRVAVMTGQRSETTGAYLNETNFRTLPGGQDKVTMPQYFRKLGYEATAAGKIFHHPRGQKAKPAVMSDDISWDYQEAGPTGTGGYQDYVNEQGWAKWHGGIAEYEGLPIIPYIRKHGIWGPIQQTDEQTGDYHTAKYCADYLEKTHDKPFFLACGIFRPHSPQLAPQKYFDMYPLEDIKLPDVPADDMQDIPNIAQHNWSSGFAKLVMSRPEEWKRAVQGYLASTTFADAMIGHILEAFNNSQYADNTVLVLWSDHGFQLGHKNRWEKFTFWKQGAGAPFIIKAPGVKPAIIDNPVSLIDIYPTLIELMQTPSKDDLDGVSLAPLMQQPKQAWPHPAIITYQQGNNAILLDKWNYIQYRDGSQELYNQHQDPEEYHNLAADPQYKSVIDKLKTFIPEVVIPQKEYRPGG, translated from the coding sequence ATGTTGAATAAATTATTTACTAGGTCGTTAGCGTTAAGCGTAACGGCTTTGTCCTTGGTTGGTTGCCAACTAATTGCTAAAGACGAAACAGTAACGGCGAACAATACCAAGCCAGATAAACCGCTTAATGTATTAATGATCGCGATTGATGATCTTAATAATTGGGGCGGTGCTTGGGGAGGCCCGGCCATCACTCCAAACTTAGATCAACTTGCCGCGCAAAGCTCTTTTTTCCGTAATGCCTATTCAGCGGTTCCGGCATGTAACCCTTCGCGTGTTGCCGTGATGACAGGGCAACGCTCGGAAACGACAGGTGCTTATCTAAACGAAACCAATTTTAGAACCCTACCAGGTGGTCAAGATAAAGTGACCATGCCGCAGTATTTCCGTAAATTGGGTTATGAAGCGACCGCCGCCGGTAAAATCTTTCATCATCCGCGAGGTCAAAAAGCCAAACCGGCAGTGATGTCAGATGATATTTCTTGGGATTATCAAGAGGCTGGACCAACAGGAACTGGCGGTTATCAAGACTATGTCAACGAACAAGGTTGGGCCAAATGGCATGGCGGTATAGCAGAGTACGAAGGTTTGCCTATTATTCCTTATATCCGTAAGCATGGAATATGGGGGCCAATTCAACAAACCGATGAACAAACCGGTGATTATCATACTGCCAAATACTGTGCTGACTACTTGGAAAAAACACACGATAAGCCGTTCTTTTTGGCCTGTGGTATTTTTCGCCCGCATTCACCGCAATTAGCACCGCAAAAGTACTTTGATATGTATCCACTTGAGGATATTAAGCTACCAGACGTACCAGCCGATGATATGCAGGATATCCCAAATATCGCGCAACATAACTGGTCAAGCGGCTTTGCTAAATTAGTGATGAGCAGGCCAGAGGAGTGGAAGCGTGCAGTGCAAGGCTATTTAGCAAGTACAACATTCGCAGATGCCATGATAGGCCATATTCTTGAGGCGTTTAATAACAGCCAATATGCTGATAACACAGTATTGGTGTTATGGAGCGATCATGGTTTCCAGCTTGGTCATAAAAACCGTTGGGAAAAGTTTACCTTTTGGAAGCAAGGAGCAGGGGCGCCATTTATTATCAAGGCACCTGGTGTAAAGCCGGCTATTATCGATAATCCCGTGTCATTAATCGATATCTACCCAACACTAATCGAACTCATGCAAACACCGAGCAAAGATGATTTAGACGGGGTTAGCCTAGCACCATTGATGCAGCAACCCAAACAAGCTTGGCCTCATCCAGCCATCATCACTTATCAGCAAGGCAACAACGCCATATTGCTCGATAAATGGAATTACATTCAATACCGCGATGGTAGCCAAGAGCTATACAACCAACATCAAGATCCAGAGGAATATCATAATTTAGCTGCAGATCCGCAATATAAATCCGTGATCGACAAGCTAAAAACTTTTATTCCTGAAGTGGTCATTCCGCAAAAGGAATATCGACCGGGTGGGTAA